From Triticum aestivum cultivar Chinese Spring chromosome 4A, IWGSC CS RefSeq v2.1, whole genome shotgun sequence, a single genomic window includes:
- the LOC123085669 gene encoding histone-lysine N-methyltransferase EZ1 isoform X2, whose amino-acid sequence MADDQSIAGRRRIYYDSAGNEALICSESDEEIPQPEEEKHVFTEGEDQLIWKATQERGLSQEDLNVICQFIDASPSEIEGRSEFLFEKHEKHSEFSDKIESQLPLDKTVDIVLDSFDNLFCRRCLVFDCRLHGCSQNLVFPSEKQPCGFELDGNKSPCGDQCYLRRREGFQDIHKHDYASSATHNMESRSTLHKVGTDMVSESEDSNREEEIIKSSISVGTSRSKISFESAEKHTALPSGDASETENVSTDMLLRSLGKRKVSKGPRSSDDFPYKKPRTLASDIPFASHILNNHSTSEIGDTRPDIREFGGNQRDDPNKKTSNKDSCGGSPTSTAEDAARNTNKESSANNLFSSSREHPLSHWSTLERDLYLKGIEIFGKNSCLIVRNLLCGLKTCMEVASYMYNNGAANMSKSISGDFTETEQNYMEQGMVVRTKVCRRRGRTRKHKYPSKAAGHPAIRKKVGDGKQCDRQYTPCGCQEMCNKNCPCVENGTCCEKYCGCSKSCKNRFRGCHCAKSQCRSRQCPCFAASRECDPDVCRNCWVSCGDGSLGEPPERGDGYQCGNMKLLLKQQQRILLGKSDVAGWGAFIKNPVHKNDYLGEYTGELISHKEADKRGKIYDRANSSFLFDLNDQFVLDAYRKGDKLKFANHSSSPNCYAKVMMVAGDHRVGIYAREHIEASAELFYDYRYGPDQAPAWARRPEGAKKDEASGSHRRAHKVA is encoded by the exons ATGGCCGATGATCAATCAATTGCTGGTAGGAGGAGAATTTACTATGATTCAGCTGGCAACGAGGCTCTAATCTGCAGTGAAAGTGATGAAGAAATTCCACAACCTGAGGAAGAGAAGCATGTTTTCACTGAAGGAGAAGATCAGCTAATATG GAAAGCTACTCAGGAACGCGGGTTAAGTCAAGAGGATTTAAATGTTATCTGTCAGTTTATTGATGCATCTCCTTCAGAAATCGAG GGTAGATCTGAATTTCTTTTTGAGAAACACGAGAAGCACTCTGAATTTTCTGATAAGATAGAGAGCCAACTTCCTCTTGACAAGACTGTGGATATAGTTTTGGATTCTTTTGATAATCTCTTCTGCCGCAGATGTTTG GTTTTTGATTGCCGTCTCCATGGCTGCTCTCAAAACTTAGTATTCCCA AGTGAGAAGCAACCCTGTGGGTTTGAGCTCGACGGAAACAAGAGTCCATGTGGTGACCAGTGCTACCTTCGA AGAAGAGAAGGATTTCAAGACATACACAAACATGATTATGCTTCTTCTGCAACACATAATATGGAGTCAAGATCCACCTTACACAAAGTTGGTACTGATATGGTATCTGAATCAGAAGATTCAAACCGAGAGGAAGAAATCATTAAATCAAGTATATCTGTTGGAACCAGCAGATCAAAAATATCTTTTGAAAGTGCTGAAAAACATACTGCACTGCCTTCTGGGGATGCTTCTGAAACTGAAAATGTATCCACTGATATGCTTCTAAGAAGTTTAGGGAAGCGCAAGGTTTCAAAAGGACCAAGGTCTAGTGATGATTTCCCTTATAAAAAGCCAAGGACGCTTGCTTCAGATATTCCTTTTGCAAGCCATATATTGAATAATCATTCTACTTCGGAGATTGGTGACACAAGACCAGATATCAGAGAATTTGGAGGCAATCAACGAGATGACCCCAATAAGAAAACTTCTAATAAAGATAGTTGCGGTGGAAGCCCAACTAGTACTGCTGAGGATGCAGCAAGAAATACTAATAAAGAATCTTCAGCAAATAATTTGTTCAGTTCCAGCAGGGAGCACCCTCTTTCTCATTGGAGTACCCTAGAGAGGGATTTATATCTGAAGGGAATAGAGATATTTGGGAAAAATAG CTGTCTAATAGTCAGAAACCTATTATGTGGCCTGAAAACCTGCATGGAAGTGGCTAGCTACATGTACAACAATGGTGCAGCAAACATGAGTAAATCCATTTCGGGCGATTTCACAGAAACTGAACAAAACTACATG GAGCAAGGCATGGTTGTGAGAACAAAAGTCTGTCGTCGAAGGGGCAGAACTCGAAAGCACAAATATCCTTCGAAGGCTGCAGGGCATCCAGCCATTAGGAAAAAAGTTGGTGATGGGAAGCAATGTGACAGACAGTATACACCGTGTGggtgccaggaaatgtgcaacaaAAATTGCCCCTGTGTGGAAAATGGGACATGCTGTGAGAAATACTGTGG GTGTTCAAAAAGCTGCAAAAACAGATTTAGAGGCTGTCATTGTGCAAAAAGTCAGTGCAGAAGCAGGCAATGCCCATGTTTTGCTGCCAGTCGAGAATGTGATCCGGATGTTTGCAGAAACTGCTGGGTGAG CTGTGGAGATGGTTCACTAGGCGAGCCACCAGAAAGAGGTGATGGTTACCAGTGCGGAAACATGAAGCTCCTCCTAAAACAACAACAAAGG ATTTTGCTTGGAAAATCGGACGTTGCAGGATGGGGTGCGTTCATTAAG AACCCTGTGCATAAGAATGACTATCTTGGAGAGTACACTGGTGAATTGATTTCTCACAAAGAAGCAGACAAACGCGGCAAAATTTATGACCGGGCAAACTCTTCATTCCTCTTTGATTTAAATGATCAG TTTGTATTGGATGCATATCGGAAGGGGGATAAATTGAAGTTCGCAAATCACTCCTCCAGTCCCAACTGCTATGCAAAG GTGATGATGGTGGCCGGTGACCATCGGGTTGGTATCTATGCAAGGGAGCATATTGAAGCTAGTGCCGAACTCTTCTATGATTACCGGTATGGACCGGACCAAGCCCCAGCCTGGGCTAGGAGACCAGAAGGAGCAAAGAAGGATGAAGCGTCTGGTTCTCATCGTCGAGCACACAAAGTTGCTTGA
- the LOC123085669 gene encoding histone-lysine N-methyltransferase EZ1 isoform X1, with protein sequence MASSSSKASDSSSHRDGPKRPDQGLGVGTSSLMALHGKLTQLKRQIQQARLASIKEKLEANRRALRKHTCGLFDVAALAEAASRGSESSNVLSQLAAEGQSRIVGWNLARGSGEREVVHVQEENLSADGTLVLSSSGDSAQSIVLQLVKLPLVDKIPPYTTWIFLDKNQRMADDQSIAGRRRIYYDSAGNEALICSESDEEIPQPEEEKHVFTEGEDQLIWKATQERGLSQEDLNVICQFIDASPSEIEGRSEFLFEKHEKHSEFSDKIESQLPLDKTVDIVLDSFDNLFCRRCLVFDCRLHGCSQNLVFPSEKQPCGFELDGNKSPCGDQCYLRRREGFQDIHKHDYASSATHNMESRSTLHKVGTDMVSESEDSNREEEIIKSSISVGTSRSKISFESAEKHTALPSGDASETENVSTDMLLRSLGKRKVSKGPRSSDDFPYKKPRTLASDIPFASHILNNHSTSEIGDTRPDIREFGGNQRDDPNKKTSNKDSCGGSPTSTAEDAARNTNKESSANNLFSSSREHPLSHWSTLERDLYLKGIEIFGKNSCLIVRNLLCGLKTCMEVASYMYNNGAANMSKSISGDFTETEQNYMEQGMVVRTKVCRRRGRTRKHKYPSKAAGHPAIRKKVGDGKQCDRQYTPCGCQEMCNKNCPCVENGTCCEKYCGCSKSCKNRFRGCHCAKSQCRSRQCPCFAASRECDPDVCRNCWVSCGDGSLGEPPERGDGYQCGNMKLLLKQQQRILLGKSDVAGWGAFIKNPVHKNDYLGEYTGELISHKEADKRGKIYDRANSSFLFDLNDQFVLDAYRKGDKLKFANHSSSPNCYAKVMMVAGDHRVGIYAREHIEASAELFYDYRYGPDQAPAWARRPEGAKKDEASGSHRRAHKVA encoded by the exons ATGGCGTCGTCCTCGTCCAAGGCCTCCGACTCCTCCTCCCACCGGGACGGCCCCAAG CGGCCGGATCAGGGGCTCGGCGTGGGCACCTCCTCACTCATGGCGCTCCATGGGAAGCTTACGCAGCTGAAGCGCCAAATCCAACAGGCCCGCCTCGCCTCGATCAAG GAGAAGCTGGAGGCAAACAGGAGGGCGCTGCGGAAGCACACCTGCGGCCTGTTCGATGTGGCCGCCCTGGCGGAGGCGGCGTCGAGGGGCTCGGAGAGCAGCAACGTGCTGTCGCAGCTCGCCGCGGAGGGCCAGTCCAGGATCGTTGGCTGGAACCTGGCGAGAGGGTCGGGGGAGAGGGAGGTTGTGCACGTGCAGGAGGAGAACCTGTCGGCCGACGGGACGCTCGTGCTCTCCAGCTCCGGCGACAGCGCACAGTCCATCGTTTTGCAGCTTGTGAAGCTGCCGCTGGTTGATAAGATTCCTCCGTACACCACGTGGATCTTCCTGGACAA AAACCAAAGAATGGCCGATGATCAATCAATTGCTGGTAGGAGGAGAATTTACTATGATTCAGCTGGCAACGAGGCTCTAATCTGCAGTGAAAGTGATGAAGAAATTCCACAACCTGAGGAAGAGAAGCATGTTTTCACTGAAGGAGAAGATCAGCTAATATG GAAAGCTACTCAGGAACGCGGGTTAAGTCAAGAGGATTTAAATGTTATCTGTCAGTTTATTGATGCATCTCCTTCAGAAATCGAG GGTAGATCTGAATTTCTTTTTGAGAAACACGAGAAGCACTCTGAATTTTCTGATAAGATAGAGAGCCAACTTCCTCTTGACAAGACTGTGGATATAGTTTTGGATTCTTTTGATAATCTCTTCTGCCGCAGATGTTTG GTTTTTGATTGCCGTCTCCATGGCTGCTCTCAAAACTTAGTATTCCCA AGTGAGAAGCAACCCTGTGGGTTTGAGCTCGACGGAAACAAGAGTCCATGTGGTGACCAGTGCTACCTTCGA AGAAGAGAAGGATTTCAAGACATACACAAACATGATTATGCTTCTTCTGCAACACATAATATGGAGTCAAGATCCACCTTACACAAAGTTGGTACTGATATGGTATCTGAATCAGAAGATTCAAACCGAGAGGAAGAAATCATTAAATCAAGTATATCTGTTGGAACCAGCAGATCAAAAATATCTTTTGAAAGTGCTGAAAAACATACTGCACTGCCTTCTGGGGATGCTTCTGAAACTGAAAATGTATCCACTGATATGCTTCTAAGAAGTTTAGGGAAGCGCAAGGTTTCAAAAGGACCAAGGTCTAGTGATGATTTCCCTTATAAAAAGCCAAGGACGCTTGCTTCAGATATTCCTTTTGCAAGCCATATATTGAATAATCATTCTACTTCGGAGATTGGTGACACAAGACCAGATATCAGAGAATTTGGAGGCAATCAACGAGATGACCCCAATAAGAAAACTTCTAATAAAGATAGTTGCGGTGGAAGCCCAACTAGTACTGCTGAGGATGCAGCAAGAAATACTAATAAAGAATCTTCAGCAAATAATTTGTTCAGTTCCAGCAGGGAGCACCCTCTTTCTCATTGGAGTACCCTAGAGAGGGATTTATATCTGAAGGGAATAGAGATATTTGGGAAAAATAG CTGTCTAATAGTCAGAAACCTATTATGTGGCCTGAAAACCTGCATGGAAGTGGCTAGCTACATGTACAACAATGGTGCAGCAAACATGAGTAAATCCATTTCGGGCGATTTCACAGAAACTGAACAAAACTACATG GAGCAAGGCATGGTTGTGAGAACAAAAGTCTGTCGTCGAAGGGGCAGAACTCGAAAGCACAAATATCCTTCGAAGGCTGCAGGGCATCCAGCCATTAGGAAAAAAGTTGGTGATGGGAAGCAATGTGACAGACAGTATACACCGTGTGggtgccaggaaatgtgcaacaaAAATTGCCCCTGTGTGGAAAATGGGACATGCTGTGAGAAATACTGTGG GTGTTCAAAAAGCTGCAAAAACAGATTTAGAGGCTGTCATTGTGCAAAAAGTCAGTGCAGAAGCAGGCAATGCCCATGTTTTGCTGCCAGTCGAGAATGTGATCCGGATGTTTGCAGAAACTGCTGGGTGAG CTGTGGAGATGGTTCACTAGGCGAGCCACCAGAAAGAGGTGATGGTTACCAGTGCGGAAACATGAAGCTCCTCCTAAAACAACAACAAAGG ATTTTGCTTGGAAAATCGGACGTTGCAGGATGGGGTGCGTTCATTAAG AACCCTGTGCATAAGAATGACTATCTTGGAGAGTACACTGGTGAATTGATTTCTCACAAAGAAGCAGACAAACGCGGCAAAATTTATGACCGGGCAAACTCTTCATTCCTCTTTGATTTAAATGATCAG TTTGTATTGGATGCATATCGGAAGGGGGATAAATTGAAGTTCGCAAATCACTCCTCCAGTCCCAACTGCTATGCAAAG GTGATGATGGTGGCCGGTGACCATCGGGTTGGTATCTATGCAAGGGAGCATATTGAAGCTAGTGCCGAACTCTTCTATGATTACCGGTATGGACCGGACCAAGCCCCAGCCTGGGCTAGGAGACCAGAAGGAGCAAAGAAGGATGAAGCGTCTGGTTCTCATCGTCGAGCACACAAAGTTGCTTGA
- the LOC123085670 gene encoding protein trichome birefringence-like 6, with protein MERQRGGSSPSRPASPKSLLLISFASSSLLFSFLFSLFALRFGRPIHLPFAASIGANGSATAVPPVRGGGGGAGAEVFIGGGGGALGEDSAVEGDRHGRAGGLPVGSAMKADEAGPGGGIFETPAGGAVSEMPEVAEAGGYSLRGLDSTVEEKGGVRPGGDSEKLAKDSVPVKPNSTEGKKADAVSARRSNVGNASASHGHGAAASVEKSDRAKPAQAVNFSTEASGSVPVAGTKGESLHGGHAGEKGDSSAQGSYASQQAGQWEISNRSAKNNSGEAPANPNTKQDANVIQEAVQRKLDLARSSIAQCDVYDGSWVFDESYPLYASNSCPFVDQGFSCEANGRTEQKYTKWRWQPRHCNIPRFDARKMLEMLRGKRLVFAGDSLNRNQWESMMCLLREAVSDPARIHETRGRKITKERGDYNFKFLDYNCTVEYHVTHFLVHEGKSRIGQKHARTLRIDTIDRSSSRWKGANVLVFNTAHWWSHHKTKAGLNYYQEGDTVHPHLDASTAFHRALTTWASWVDRYIDPRKTQVFFRSSSPSHFSGGEWNSGGHCRESTMPLNDTRARPVPERNAMLEQVAKQMKTPVTVLNITNLSGLRIDGHPSVYGSKAGDLTASSTQDCSHWCLPGVPDTWNELLFYHLVSSHENGFTS; from the exons ATGGAGAGGCAGAGGGGTGGTTCCTCCCCCAGCCGCCCCGCGAGCCCCAAGAGCCTCCTCCTCATCTCCTTCGCTTCCTCATCcctcctcttctccttcctcttctccctcttcgCCCTCCGCTTCGGCCGCCCCATCCACCTCCCCTTCGCCGCCTCCATCGGCGCCAACGGCTCCGCCACCGCGGTCCCGCCGGttcgcggcggcggtggtggtgcagGAGCGGAGGTGTTTATTGGGGGCGGAGGCGGGGCCTTGGGGGAAGATTCGGCTGTGGAGGGAGACCGCCACGGGCGTGCTGGTGGTTTGCCCGTGGGCTCGGCAATGAAGGCTGATGAAGCCGGTCCTGGAGGTGGGATTTTTGAAACCCCCGCGGGTGGTGCGGTTTCGGAGATGCCCGAGGTTGCGGAAGCGGGAGGCTATTCTCTCCGAGGTTTGGATTCGACAGTGGAGGAGAAAGGAGGTGTTCGACCAGGTGGAGACAGCGAGAAGCTGGCGAAAGATTCGGTTCCGGTGAAACCCAACTCCACCGAAGGCAAGAAAGCTGATGCCGTCTCGGCAAGGAGGTCAAATGTAGGCAATGCTTCTGCCTCCCACGGCCATGGGGCAGCTGCGTCAGTTGAGAAATCCGATAGAGCAAAGCCTGCGCAAGCTGTCAATTTCTCCACGGAAGCTTCAGGTTCAGTTCCCGTAGCGGGGACAAAAGGCGAATCCCTGCACGGTGGCCATGCCGGAGAAAAGGGCGATTCCTCTGCACAAGGGTCTTATGCTTCGCAACAGGCGGGCCAGTGGGAAATCTCAAACCGTTCAGCAAAGAACAACTCAGGAGAAGCTCCAGCCAATCCAAATACTAAGCAGGATGCTAATGTGATTCAGGAAGCGGTTCAGAGAAAACTGGATTTGGCGAGAAGCAGCATAGCGCAGTGCGATGTTTACGACGGGAGCTGGGTGTTCGATGAGAGCTACCCACTCTACGCAAGCAATTCGTGCCCATTCGTAGACCAAGGGTTCAGCTGTGAAGCAAATGGAAGAACGGAACAAAAGTATACCAAGTGGAGGTGGCAGCCAAGGCATTGCAATATCCCTAG GTTTGATGCTAGGAAAATGCTCGAGATGCTGCGCGGAAAGCGGCTAGTGTTCGCAGGGGACTCCCTTAACAGGAATCAATGGGAGTCCATGATGTGCTTGCTGAGAGAAGCAGTGTCAGACCCTGCAAGGATTCATGAAACCCGTGGCCGCAAGATTACCAAGGAGAGAGGGGATTACAATTTCAAGTTCCTG GACTACAACTGCACTGTGGAGTACCATGTCACCCATTTCTTGGTGCATGAAGGCAAGTCGAGAATCGGCCAAAAGCATGCAAGGACACTGCGGATTGATACCATCGACCGGAGCTCGTCAAGATGGAAGGGGGCGAATGTGCTTGTGTTTAATACTGCCCATTGGTGGTCTCATCATAAAACAAAAGCTGG ATTGAATTATTATCAAGAAGGGGATACTGTCCATCCCCACCTCGATGCCTCCACAGCTTTCCATCGAGCACTAACCACATGGGCATCATGGGTCGACCGTTACATTGATCCACGGAAAACGCAAGTGTTCTTCCGAAGCTCATCCCCATCACACTTCAG CGGCGGGGAGTGGAATTCCGGGGGGCACTGCAGAGAGAGCACAATGCCTCTTAATGACACTCGGGCAAGGCCGGTGCCCGAGAGAAATGCGATGTTGGAACAAGTGGCGAAGCAAATGAAGACTCCTGTAACAGTTCTGAACATTACCAATCTATCTGGTCTCAGGATAGATGGCCACCCCTCTGTGTATGGGAGTAAGGCAGGAGATTTAACAGCATCCAGCACCCAGGATTGCAGCCACTGGTGCCTTCCTGGAGTGCCTGATACATGGAATGAGCTGCTGTTCTACCATTTAGTATCCTCACACGAGAACGGTTTTACAAGTTAG